Proteins encoded by one window of Arachis ipaensis cultivar K30076 chromosome B04, Araip1.1, whole genome shotgun sequence:
- the LOC107635758 gene encoding clathrin interactor EPSIN 3 isoform X2: MKKAIGQTVRDLKRGVNKKVLKVPGIEQKVLDATSNEPWGPHGSLLSDIAQATRNPHEYQMIMSVIWKRVNDTGKNWRHVYKALTVLEYLVAHGSERVIDDIREHAYQISTLSEFQYVDSSGRDQGINVRKKSQGLVLLVNDKEKILEVRQKAAANRDKFRNTSGNGMYRPGSGSGAYGDRYDDDRYGNREEDRNGYGYGREREPGYRDDDRYSRDGDRYGREYEERYGRDGYRDDDYRGRSQSVDYAYDTRSRSSDRDRDDDGQYSSRGSSAKAEDNSLEARLEKKLSEQNMGVPPSYEEAIGESCSPAHSERDVETSVASAPRDSSPHVNDNPSQISAPTASSTSTSNNPTEATAVASTAASGKQGTEATDDFFDPRVATTGSPVTSNNVEMDFLGSLPDPFSSNALPLGPAVAEIATHEGNANTGSTASLAAPSPGSNFDQSFEDPFGDTPFKAVPNNDAAPSQPQTFQNLGPSQSSGLNADSVTNFGFGDSFSVVPYSAAAPGDTHHISSNSQFLPQDFSSPQQEIDILADILPPAPSPEMASQHNFSAPAVALYPPPFSSSSSQMASPFSEPTGELSQQGFSATTSQPSQGFSLPTGQFSEQAFSAPAVAQPSPSFPASSNQMPLPFSEPTGQLGQLGFSAATSQPSQAVSVPTDQFPQQTLSAPTNQYAQPFLSHARQPDLHAFSSSTGHSMLPPFTSQGGQPAQSSGHMYSAFHPQDGSFTSGAPHASAQSQNGYNGAMNSGSYLPQGSTASIPSHVAPQAPTGHLSQNTNFINYGGSSPHTTSHMVSHSSTPQAAQFNGQSFMGQQGSAAHLSSPLPHQSLAPSAAPYAVSTSSSPMVSQPAKDKFETKSTVWADTLSRGLVNLNISGPKTNPLADIGVDFDSINRKEKRMEKPTTTAVTSTVTMGKAMGAGSGIGRAGAGALRTPQNPMMGSGMGMGMGMGMNNGPGASMGMGIGMNNGPGAGMGMGGYGGINPSMGMGMGMGMGMGMGMGQGVQMQPPIGMPPGPNMPGNYNNPMMGPGSYAQQPYGGYR, translated from the exons ATGAAGAAGGCTATTGGTCAAACTGTTAGGGACCT AAAAAGAGGTGTTAATAAGAAAGTTCTGAAAGTTCCTGGGATTGAACAGAAG GTACTTGATGCTACCAGCAATGAGCCCTGGGGACCTCATGGATCACTTCTTTCAGATATTGCTCAGGCAACCAGAAATCC TCATGAATACCAGATGATCATGTCAGTAATCTGGAAGCGAGTTAATGACACGGGAAAGAATTGGCGGCATGTCTACAAG GCTTTGACAGTACTAGAGTACTTGGTGGCTCATGGGTCAGAGCGAGTCATAGATGATATCAGAGAACATGCTTATCAAATATCA ACATTGTCCGAATTTCAATATGTTGATTCCAGTGGAAGAGATCAAGGAATCAATGTTAGGAAGAAATCTCAGGGCCTTGTTCTCCTTgtgaatgataaagaaaaaatcTTAGAGGTTAGGCAGAAGGCTGCTGCTAATAGGGACAA GTTTCGCAACACCTCAGGCAATGGAATGTATAGGCCTGGTTCAGGCAGTGGAGCTTATGGTGATAGGTATGATGATGATCGTTATGGAAACAGAGAGGAAGATAGAAATGGGTATGGATATGGAAGAGAAAGAGAACCAGGTTATAGAGATGATGACCGGTATAGTCGTGACGGGGATCGTTATGGCAGAGAATATGAGGAACGTTATGGTAGGGACGGTTACAGGGATGATGACTATAGAGGAAGAAGTCAAAGTGTTGATTACGCATATGATACAAGAAGCAGAAGCTCTGACAGAGACCGTGATGATGATGGCCAATACTCATCTCG AGGTAGCAGTGCCAAAGCTGAAGACAATTCTTTGGAAGCTAG GCTTGAGAAGAAACTTTCTGAGCAAAATATGGGTGTTCCTCCTAGTTATGAAGAAGCTATTGGTGAATCTTGCAGCCCTGCACACAGTGAAAG GGATGTAGAAACTTCAGTAGCATCTGCTCCGAGAGACTCATCTCCTCATGTAAATGATAATCCCAGCCAAatctctgctcctactgcatctTCTACTTCTACAAGCAATAATCCAACAGAAGCAACTGCTGTTGCCAGTACAGCTGCATCTGGAAAGCAGGGAACTGAGGCTACTGATGATTTCTTTGACCCCCGTGTTGCCACTACAG GTAGCCCAGTAACTTCTAATAATGTTGAAATGGACTTTCTGGGATCCCTGCCAGATCCGTTCTCATCAAATGCACTGCCTCTTGGGCCAGCTGTGGCAGAAATTGCCACCCATGAGGGCAATGCAAACACTGGTTCGACAGCTTCCTTGGCAGCGCCGTCACCTGGGTCTAATTTCGATCAG TCCTTTGAAGATCCATTTGGTGATACGCCATTCAAGGCTGTTCCTAACAATGATGCTGCTCCATCTCAACCACAGACGTTCCAGAATCTGGGCCCATCCCAGTCAAGTGGCCTTAATGCAGATTCGGTCACAAACTTCGGATTTGGCGACTCATTTTCTGTTGTACCATACTCTGCAGCTGCTCCTGGTGACACTCATCATATCTCTTCAAACTCTCAGTTTTTGCCCCAAGATTTCTCGTCTCCACAGCAGGAAATTGACATTCTTGCAGACATTCTTCCTCCTGCACCATCACCAGAGATGGCTTCACAGCACAACTTTTCAGCTCCTGCTGTTGCTCTATATCCTCCTCCATTTTCATCTTCATCTAGCCAAATGGCATCACCTTTTTCTGAACCAACTGGTGAACTAAGCCAGCAAGGTTTCTCTGCCACAACCAGTCAACCTTCTCAAGGCTTTTCGCTTCCTACTGGTCAATTTTCCGAGCAAGCCTTTTCAGCTCCTGCAGTTGCCCAACCATCACCTTCCTTTCCAGCTTCATCTAACCAAATGCCATTACCTTTTTCTGAACCAACTGGCCAACTTGGCCAGCTTGGTTTCTCTGCTGCGACCAGTCAGCCTTCACAAGCTGTTTCAGTCCCCACTGATCAATTTCCCCAGCAAACCTTATCAGCTCCCACCAATCAATATGCACAACCCTTTTTATCTCATGCCAGGCAACCTGATTTGCATGCATTTTCATCATCAACTGGCCACTCTATGCTGCCACCTTTTACTTCTCAAGGTGGTCAACCTGCACAATCAAGTGGTCATATGTATAGTGCATTCCACCCCCAGGATGGATCTTTTACTTCAGGAGCTCCACATGCATCTGCTCAATCTCAAAATGGGTATAACGGTGCTATGAACAGTGGGAGCTACCTGCCACAAGGATCTACAGCATCTATTCCTTCACATGTAGCTCCCCAAGCTCCAACAGGACATTTATCACAGAACACGAACTTCATCAATTATGGTGGATCTAGTCCCCACACTACTTCCCATATGGTGTCTCACTCATCAACGCCACAAGCAGCACAGTTTAATGGTCAGAGCTTCATGGGACAACAGGGGAGTGCTGCACACCTTAGCTCACCACTTCCCCATCAGTCACTTGCTCCTAGTGCTGCACCATATGCTGTTTCAACCAGTTCAAGTCCTATGGTATCTCAACCCGCCAAGGACAAGTTTGAAACAAAATCAACAGTTTGGGCAGATACACTAAGTAGGGGACTGGTTAATTTGAATATATCTGGAC CTAAAACAAATCCATTAGCAGATATTGGGGTTGATTTTGATTCCATAAATAGGAAGGAGAAGAGAATGGAGAAGCCTACCACTACAGCTGTAACATCAACTGTGACTATGGGTAAAGCGATGGGAGCAGGTTCAGGTATAGGCCGGGCTGGTGCCGGTGCTCTCAGGACTCCTCAAAATCCTATGATGGGTTCTGGAATGGGTATGGGTATGGGCATGGGCATGAACAATGGCCCAGGTGCTAGTATGGGAATGGGAATAGGAATGAACAATGGCCCTGGTGCTGGAATGGGTATGGGAGGCTACGGAGGCATTAATCCATCAATGGGCATGGGTATGGGTATGGGAATGGGCATGGGAATGGGTATGGGGCAAGGAGTCCAAATGCAACCCCCTATTGGAATGCCTCCCGGGCCTAACATGCCAGGTAACTATAATAACCCCATGATGGGTCCGGGTAGTTATGCCCAACAGCCATATGGTGGCTACCGGTGA
- the LOC107635758 gene encoding clathrin interactor EPSIN 3 isoform X1: MKKAIGQTVRDLKRGVNKKVLKVPGIEQKVLDATSNEPWGPHGSLLSDIAQATRNPHEYQMIMSVIWKRVNDTGKNWRHVYKALTVLEYLVAHGSERVIDDIREHAYQISTLSEFQYVDSSGRDQGINVRKKSQGLVLLVNDKEKILEVRQKAAANRDKFRNTSGNGMYRPGSGSGAYGDRYDDDRYGNREEDRNGYGYGREREPGYRDDDRYSRDGDRYGREYEERYGRDGYRDDDYRGRSQSVDYAYDTRSRSSDRDRDDDGQYSSRGSSAKAEDNSLEARLEKKLSEQNMGVPPSYEEAIGESCSPAHSERDVETSVASAPRDSSPHVNDNPSQISAPTASSTSTSNNPTEATAVASTAASGKQGTEATDDFFDPRVATTGSPVTSNNVEMDFLGSLPDPFSSNALPLGPAVAEIATHEGNANTGSTASLAAPSPGSNFDQQSFEDPFGDTPFKAVPNNDAAPSQPQTFQNLGPSQSSGLNADSVTNFGFGDSFSVVPYSAAAPGDTHHISSNSQFLPQDFSSPQQEIDILADILPPAPSPEMASQHNFSAPAVALYPPPFSSSSSQMASPFSEPTGELSQQGFSATTSQPSQGFSLPTGQFSEQAFSAPAVAQPSPSFPASSNQMPLPFSEPTGQLGQLGFSAATSQPSQAVSVPTDQFPQQTLSAPTNQYAQPFLSHARQPDLHAFSSSTGHSMLPPFTSQGGQPAQSSGHMYSAFHPQDGSFTSGAPHASAQSQNGYNGAMNSGSYLPQGSTASIPSHVAPQAPTGHLSQNTNFINYGGSSPHTTSHMVSHSSTPQAAQFNGQSFMGQQGSAAHLSSPLPHQSLAPSAAPYAVSTSSSPMVSQPAKDKFETKSTVWADTLSRGLVNLNISGPKTNPLADIGVDFDSINRKEKRMEKPTTTAVTSTVTMGKAMGAGSGIGRAGAGALRTPQNPMMGSGMGMGMGMGMNNGPGASMGMGIGMNNGPGAGMGMGGYGGINPSMGMGMGMGMGMGMGMGQGVQMQPPIGMPPGPNMPGNYNNPMMGPGSYAQQPYGGYR; this comes from the exons ATGAAGAAGGCTATTGGTCAAACTGTTAGGGACCT AAAAAGAGGTGTTAATAAGAAAGTTCTGAAAGTTCCTGGGATTGAACAGAAG GTACTTGATGCTACCAGCAATGAGCCCTGGGGACCTCATGGATCACTTCTTTCAGATATTGCTCAGGCAACCAGAAATCC TCATGAATACCAGATGATCATGTCAGTAATCTGGAAGCGAGTTAATGACACGGGAAAGAATTGGCGGCATGTCTACAAG GCTTTGACAGTACTAGAGTACTTGGTGGCTCATGGGTCAGAGCGAGTCATAGATGATATCAGAGAACATGCTTATCAAATATCA ACATTGTCCGAATTTCAATATGTTGATTCCAGTGGAAGAGATCAAGGAATCAATGTTAGGAAGAAATCTCAGGGCCTTGTTCTCCTTgtgaatgataaagaaaaaatcTTAGAGGTTAGGCAGAAGGCTGCTGCTAATAGGGACAA GTTTCGCAACACCTCAGGCAATGGAATGTATAGGCCTGGTTCAGGCAGTGGAGCTTATGGTGATAGGTATGATGATGATCGTTATGGAAACAGAGAGGAAGATAGAAATGGGTATGGATATGGAAGAGAAAGAGAACCAGGTTATAGAGATGATGACCGGTATAGTCGTGACGGGGATCGTTATGGCAGAGAATATGAGGAACGTTATGGTAGGGACGGTTACAGGGATGATGACTATAGAGGAAGAAGTCAAAGTGTTGATTACGCATATGATACAAGAAGCAGAAGCTCTGACAGAGACCGTGATGATGATGGCCAATACTCATCTCG AGGTAGCAGTGCCAAAGCTGAAGACAATTCTTTGGAAGCTAG GCTTGAGAAGAAACTTTCTGAGCAAAATATGGGTGTTCCTCCTAGTTATGAAGAAGCTATTGGTGAATCTTGCAGCCCTGCACACAGTGAAAG GGATGTAGAAACTTCAGTAGCATCTGCTCCGAGAGACTCATCTCCTCATGTAAATGATAATCCCAGCCAAatctctgctcctactgcatctTCTACTTCTACAAGCAATAATCCAACAGAAGCAACTGCTGTTGCCAGTACAGCTGCATCTGGAAAGCAGGGAACTGAGGCTACTGATGATTTCTTTGACCCCCGTGTTGCCACTACAG GTAGCCCAGTAACTTCTAATAATGTTGAAATGGACTTTCTGGGATCCCTGCCAGATCCGTTCTCATCAAATGCACTGCCTCTTGGGCCAGCTGTGGCAGAAATTGCCACCCATGAGGGCAATGCAAACACTGGTTCGACAGCTTCCTTGGCAGCGCCGTCACCTGGGTCTAATTTCGATCAG CAGTCCTTTGAAGATCCATTTGGTGATACGCCATTCAAGGCTGTTCCTAACAATGATGCTGCTCCATCTCAACCACAGACGTTCCAGAATCTGGGCCCATCCCAGTCAAGTGGCCTTAATGCAGATTCGGTCACAAACTTCGGATTTGGCGACTCATTTTCTGTTGTACCATACTCTGCAGCTGCTCCTGGTGACACTCATCATATCTCTTCAAACTCTCAGTTTTTGCCCCAAGATTTCTCGTCTCCACAGCAGGAAATTGACATTCTTGCAGACATTCTTCCTCCTGCACCATCACCAGAGATGGCTTCACAGCACAACTTTTCAGCTCCTGCTGTTGCTCTATATCCTCCTCCATTTTCATCTTCATCTAGCCAAATGGCATCACCTTTTTCTGAACCAACTGGTGAACTAAGCCAGCAAGGTTTCTCTGCCACAACCAGTCAACCTTCTCAAGGCTTTTCGCTTCCTACTGGTCAATTTTCCGAGCAAGCCTTTTCAGCTCCTGCAGTTGCCCAACCATCACCTTCCTTTCCAGCTTCATCTAACCAAATGCCATTACCTTTTTCTGAACCAACTGGCCAACTTGGCCAGCTTGGTTTCTCTGCTGCGACCAGTCAGCCTTCACAAGCTGTTTCAGTCCCCACTGATCAATTTCCCCAGCAAACCTTATCAGCTCCCACCAATCAATATGCACAACCCTTTTTATCTCATGCCAGGCAACCTGATTTGCATGCATTTTCATCATCAACTGGCCACTCTATGCTGCCACCTTTTACTTCTCAAGGTGGTCAACCTGCACAATCAAGTGGTCATATGTATAGTGCATTCCACCCCCAGGATGGATCTTTTACTTCAGGAGCTCCACATGCATCTGCTCAATCTCAAAATGGGTATAACGGTGCTATGAACAGTGGGAGCTACCTGCCACAAGGATCTACAGCATCTATTCCTTCACATGTAGCTCCCCAAGCTCCAACAGGACATTTATCACAGAACACGAACTTCATCAATTATGGTGGATCTAGTCCCCACACTACTTCCCATATGGTGTCTCACTCATCAACGCCACAAGCAGCACAGTTTAATGGTCAGAGCTTCATGGGACAACAGGGGAGTGCTGCACACCTTAGCTCACCACTTCCCCATCAGTCACTTGCTCCTAGTGCTGCACCATATGCTGTTTCAACCAGTTCAAGTCCTATGGTATCTCAACCCGCCAAGGACAAGTTTGAAACAAAATCAACAGTTTGGGCAGATACACTAAGTAGGGGACTGGTTAATTTGAATATATCTGGAC CTAAAACAAATCCATTAGCAGATATTGGGGTTGATTTTGATTCCATAAATAGGAAGGAGAAGAGAATGGAGAAGCCTACCACTACAGCTGTAACATCAACTGTGACTATGGGTAAAGCGATGGGAGCAGGTTCAGGTATAGGCCGGGCTGGTGCCGGTGCTCTCAGGACTCCTCAAAATCCTATGATGGGTTCTGGAATGGGTATGGGTATGGGCATGGGCATGAACAATGGCCCAGGTGCTAGTATGGGAATGGGAATAGGAATGAACAATGGCCCTGGTGCTGGAATGGGTATGGGAGGCTACGGAGGCATTAATCCATCAATGGGCATGGGTATGGGTATGGGAATGGGCATGGGAATGGGTATGGGGCAAGGAGTCCAAATGCAACCCCCTATTGGAATGCCTCCCGGGCCTAACATGCCAGGTAACTATAATAACCCCATGATGGGTCCGGGTAGTTATGCCCAACAGCCATATGGTGGCTACCGGTGA
- the LOC107635759 gene encoding uncharacterized protein LOC107635759 isoform X2 — protein MAGLAVSSGSHEPAAKVLRRILESPGVHLGPACFDGLSAKLIEGAGFSYCFTSGFSISAARLGLPDTGLISYGEMLDQGRLLTEAVSIPIIGDADNGYGNPINLKRTVKGFIRAGFAGILLEDQVSPKACGHTRGRKVVSLQEAVIKIKAAVDARAEIGSDIVIVARTDARQAVSLDEALLRTKAFADAGADVLFIDALASVEEMRAFCQVSPHIPKMANMLEGGGKTPILTPQQLEDIGYKIVVYPLSLIGVSIRAMQDALAALKGGRIPPPESMPSFEEIKDIVGFNTYYEEEKRYVTGASSEGDISRDPSSGVRPQTLRVKVADKDGLEKLDLRIPAGSLDGLTTIVPALAGVNIKELVDDVVEGNGGKKLLDFSDSMDERIQVFLE, from the exons ATGGCGGGTTTAGCGGTCAGCAGCGGCAGCCACG AGCCGGCGGCGAAGGTGCTCCGGAGAATCCTGGAGAGCCCGGGGGTGCACCTAGGGCCAGCATGTTTCGATGGTCTGAGTGCGAAGCTGATAGAAGGCGCAGGGTTCTCGTATTGCTTCACGAGCGGATTCTCGATATCGGCTGCGAGGTTGGGGTTGCCAGACACTGGGCTGATCTCTTACGGTGAAATGTTGGATCAAGGCCGCCTCCTTACTGAAGCTGTCTCCATCCCTATCATTGGCGACGCTGACAACGGCTATGGCAATCCCATCAACCTCAAGCGAACCGTCAAGGGCTTCATCCGAGCTGGTTTTGCCGGAATCCTTCTTGAGGATCAGGTCTCTCCCAAAGCATGCGGCCACACACGGGGAAGGAAGGTGGTTTCCCTGCAAGAGGCTGTCATCAAGATTAAAGCCGCCGTCGACGCCAGAGCTGAGATCGGCTCTGATATTGTCATCGTTGCTCGCACTGATGCTCGCCAGGCTGTCTCCCTTGACGAAGCCCTCCTCAGGACTAAGGCTTTTGCAGATGCTGGAGCCGATGTTCTCTTCATTGATGCACTTGCTTCTGTTGAAGAGATGCGAGCTTTTTGTCAGGTTTCTCCTCACATTCCAAAAATG GCCAATATGCTTGAAGGTGGAGGCAAGACACCAATACTCACTCCTCAGCAACTTGAAGACATTGGTTATAAAATTGTTGTTTATCCTCTTTCCTTGATTGGTGTCTCTATTCGAGCAATGCAG GATGCACTCGCTGCCCTTAAAGGAGGCCGCATTCCTCCTCCTGAAAGCATGCCGTCTTTTGAAGAAATCAAGGATATCGTAGGGTTCAACACCTATTATGAAGAAGAGAAGCGTTATGTCACAGGCGCTTCTTCAGAGGGAG ATATTTCAAGGGACCCTTCTTCTGGGGTGCGACCTCAGACGCTGAGAGTTAAAGTAGCTGACAAAGATGGGCTTGAGAAACTTGATCTCAGGATTCCT GCTGGATCTTTGGACGGGCTCACAACTATAGTTCCTG CTTTGGCTGGTGTGAACATCAAAGAACTGGTGGATGATGTAGTTGAGGGAAATGGGGGGAAAAAGCTGTTAGATTTTAGTGACAGTATGGATGAAAGGATCCAGGTATTTCTGGAGTGA
- the LOC107635759 gene encoding uncharacterized protein LOC107635759 isoform X1, with the protein MAGLAVSSGSHVEPAAKVLRRILESPGVHLGPACFDGLSAKLIEGAGFSYCFTSGFSISAARLGLPDTGLISYGEMLDQGRLLTEAVSIPIIGDADNGYGNPINLKRTVKGFIRAGFAGILLEDQVSPKACGHTRGRKVVSLQEAVIKIKAAVDARAEIGSDIVIVARTDARQAVSLDEALLRTKAFADAGADVLFIDALASVEEMRAFCQVSPHIPKMANMLEGGGKTPILTPQQLEDIGYKIVVYPLSLIGVSIRAMQDALAALKGGRIPPPESMPSFEEIKDIVGFNTYYEEEKRYVTGASSEGDISRDPSSGVRPQTLRVKVADKDGLEKLDLRIPAGSLDGLTTIVPALAGVNIKELVDDVVEGNGGKKLLDFSDSMDERIQVFLE; encoded by the exons ATGGCGGGTTTAGCGGTCAGCAGCGGCAGCCACG TAGAGCCGGCGGCGAAGGTGCTCCGGAGAATCCTGGAGAGCCCGGGGGTGCACCTAGGGCCAGCATGTTTCGATGGTCTGAGTGCGAAGCTGATAGAAGGCGCAGGGTTCTCGTATTGCTTCACGAGCGGATTCTCGATATCGGCTGCGAGGTTGGGGTTGCCAGACACTGGGCTGATCTCTTACGGTGAAATGTTGGATCAAGGCCGCCTCCTTACTGAAGCTGTCTCCATCCCTATCATTGGCGACGCTGACAACGGCTATGGCAATCCCATCAACCTCAAGCGAACCGTCAAGGGCTTCATCCGAGCTGGTTTTGCCGGAATCCTTCTTGAGGATCAGGTCTCTCCCAAAGCATGCGGCCACACACGGGGAAGGAAGGTGGTTTCCCTGCAAGAGGCTGTCATCAAGATTAAAGCCGCCGTCGACGCCAGAGCTGAGATCGGCTCTGATATTGTCATCGTTGCTCGCACTGATGCTCGCCAGGCTGTCTCCCTTGACGAAGCCCTCCTCAGGACTAAGGCTTTTGCAGATGCTGGAGCCGATGTTCTCTTCATTGATGCACTTGCTTCTGTTGAAGAGATGCGAGCTTTTTGTCAGGTTTCTCCTCACATTCCAAAAATG GCCAATATGCTTGAAGGTGGAGGCAAGACACCAATACTCACTCCTCAGCAACTTGAAGACATTGGTTATAAAATTGTTGTTTATCCTCTTTCCTTGATTGGTGTCTCTATTCGAGCAATGCAG GATGCACTCGCTGCCCTTAAAGGAGGCCGCATTCCTCCTCCTGAAAGCATGCCGTCTTTTGAAGAAATCAAGGATATCGTAGGGTTCAACACCTATTATGAAGAAGAGAAGCGTTATGTCACAGGCGCTTCTTCAGAGGGAG ATATTTCAAGGGACCCTTCTTCTGGGGTGCGACCTCAGACGCTGAGAGTTAAAGTAGCTGACAAAGATGGGCTTGAGAAACTTGATCTCAGGATTCCT GCTGGATCTTTGGACGGGCTCACAACTATAGTTCCTG CTTTGGCTGGTGTGAACATCAAAGAACTGGTGGATGATGTAGTTGAGGGAAATGGGGGGAAAAAGCTGTTAGATTTTAGTGACAGTATGGATGAAAGGATCCAGGTATTTCTGGAGTGA